The region ATGTAAAGCCCCTTAGTCTTCAGAAGAGCCGTTTGAAACTTCCGTTTGAAATACCAATGCTGGTTTTATTCATCACTAAAGGGTCACACATATCCTTATGAAAAGGGGTCACACAGATGGGGCAGAAGAACCACCATTTGTGTGCCAAAATACATCATCGTGAGGACATTCCTTATCCACATTGTTTTTCTAAGTCTATAGAGTACATCATAAAGCTTTTTACAGATTCTTCTGACTGAAGATCACCACCTGCTCACCAATATCACCCAGTCTTCAGATTTTTCAGCTTATAACTTCCTGTATCTTACTTTGGTGGAACTTTCTACATTTTTCCTGTTTTAAAGGTTTTCATGGAAAGATTACTTGGTTTCAAAAGTCTGAGTGACAACTGTAAATCTAAAAAATAAATCCCAGAGAGAACATGAGGAGAGATGTGTGCGTTTATCTAGTCTTGCTGCTTTTCCTACTGAGATGGACACTTGTATTATTCCGAGCACTTGTCAGAAGTTGTGTGGGGTGCTTTGGGTAAAGAGGATGTGGGCTGTCAGCACAGGTTAATCCTTTCCACCTCGCCCCCCAGGCTTGACACCTCAGCACCCTGTAAAGTGTACAGGGTAAACGGTTCAAACGATGGCTGAAATGAAAGGTGACCCACTTTCATTCTGTCCTGAGAAAATGCTCACACACATTTTCACAGCGAATTAAAAGGAACTTCAATTCAGACCTTCCATGCAGTAAAGGGGATGCCAGCTGTAAGGTTTGCTAGACTGCAAGCAATCTGACGTCATTTTCCATAAGTAACGTGTGCTGCAATCAATCATGATGCAAGTAGTGTACACATTCTGTACAGGGTTTTGATCGGCAAATATGCTGAGAGCAGCTGATTTGTGGTGGCCATCCCATCAAAATTACACAGACAAGAGCGAAGAGCAGCTTCAGCctgacagttttaaacaaacagAAGACGTTTCCCTTCTTTGGAagagttttattgaaaattgcATTTCTTTCAAAGAGGAGCCAACGCAAGAACCTCCcgagatggcaggcaggtgcacagaggaatttttttttggaaatctgCGTTCAGTGTAACACGGAAATGACTGGCATTCCTCCTTCCTTGGCCATGTGCTGAGTGACCTCCGGGTCAGCAGGACCCGCCAAATAGCAACTCACTAGAGCTCAGTTGGAAGCATCAAATGCTAGTGATTGACAAAATggcgcttcatgaaccatttgctgaattttttgaccccactagatggcgctcttggtttgctttggaacatgctttgtgcccttttttgaacagagagcgccatctagcagggtcaaaaaaatacagcaaatggttcatgaagtgcTGGATGACCAGCAGCCCGAATGTGCACTACAAAGGAAGGCAAAACCAGCATCTTCTCATCATCTTGAGAATAGGTGCAGATGAATAAATTATACTGGACTTTCTAAACGAAAGACACATTTACCTTTAATCAAAATAAACCTAATCGTTAGCAATTTTGGGCCAGACCGAGCTTTAACTCTGCCATCATCACTGCCTACATAAGATGCACACACATATATCCAAATACATGAGGAATTATACTTTCTGTTCAACATAAATCAATGTAGATGGGCACGGAGACCATTAAGGCACTGTTCTGTATTTCTCAGGGGTACTGGATACCAGGACTGATATTCTGCATTAATATATACGCTGTTTGTGGATTCCTTGACGGCACACAGAGACAAGCTTAACCACAAGGTCTCGAAGCTCACAGTCTGAGAGCATCTGGGGGAGACCTGGTCGTAGGACAAGCAAGATGGAAGAATGACACTTAAAGGACAGAGAGTGGAAGCCGCTTCCTGTCAGCATCCCGGATCTATCTCCTCTGGAAAACTATGAACGAGCTGAATGTGACCACACACAATACAGCCAAGCTGAAGTTTAAGAGCACTCCGCAGGACCAGCATCCGTACCACGAGTGTCCAGCTTCACATTCACTGTGCCATAGTCACCGAAACGCTAGGAGGATTGCGAGCGCAGGGCCTAGCTCTCCTCCGTGCGAGCAGAGGGGTCATGGGGGCTAGCAGGAAAACGAGAAGTCCAGCTTCACAGAATCTGGATATTGGCAAAGTTGTTGTGCAATACTGGTCAGAATTAatggctgtttttctttttttattgggAAGAAAGTCAGTAAATTAGGAAGATCGTACGGGAATGTGGTCTTGAGGTAAATCTTAAAATAatgctgccataaaataaacaatatcCGGAGTTAAAAATGGCTAACTAAAGCATCGCTTTCAACATGACCTCTCAGGTGAATTTCAACAGATTGGGAAGTTTTACGCCACCAGCGGTAAACATCCTAAGTGGTTGTATAAGGCTGTCCGTAAAACAGGGCTTGTGTTTCTCGCCAGACGAATGTTCTTTCAACAGCATCCAATAGCATAAGCTGTCAATAAAGTGAACCTCCAAGCGAGCTATAAGACCTGTGAGAAGAAGCAGGTCCTTCAGACTCAGAGGAGCTTTACAGGCAAGCTGACGTTCTCGCAGTGCAGGGATACGGATGGATTTTCTCGCTCAGAGTCATCCACCGCGTCCGGCTTTCCGCGTCATGGATTCCTGGGTAAAAGGAAGCTTCACTCAGGCTCTGGGCTTAAAAAACGAATCCCATTGGACGAAGAAAAGCAATACAAAAGCTGCCATAGCTCCTTTTCGACAGGTTCTCCAGAAGCAGTTTAAGACTTCTGAGATACAGTTGAGATCCGCTTGCATCACTCCAGATCAATCAGATCAGATCAGGCCCCAAACGTACATTCTCAACAACTGCTGCCATTGGCACCCCCCTGAGGGAACTCGCACCATGGGGTATGTTCTCGTAGATGAAGCTCCATGTTAGTGATTGGGACTGGCCAAGGGCGTGCATAGGTCTGCTTCTCAGGGTCCACGGCGCGTTCCTGCAAAAGGGGGGAGCTTCAGGACCCCGTTCACATCCTGCAACACGGCGAGAaatgctccctctcagctacTGATTTTTGCTTCTTTTTAAATCGAAAAGTCAGTTTCATCGAGCCGCCAGCAAAACGAGGAAAAAGTGCAGAAGAGAAATGGATGAGGGGCTCGAAGCAGAGCTGGGAGACAGTGAACGATGGGGTACAGGGCGTAAATCAGAGCGATCTGTCCACCCCAAGAGCGCCGCCTGTGCACTTACCACCACGaatgttatggggggggggggggggggcgggggcgagTGTCACTGTTTCCTACAGACCACCTGCTGGAGGTGCAGCTCGCTCTCTGCGGCCACGATGGGCAGCTCGTTTTTCAGGTGGTAGTTTATGAGATGGTTGATGCTTTCGAACAGCATGTCCTTTGTCCGGACCTGTCAAGGCGAAGGTGTTAAAATTGTGAGTTAGCAAACAGCTGAAAAGCAGCTGTGACGGGTACAAGCTTCCCCCTATGCGGTGCCTTAGGGGATGCAGTTTGACTTTTCTCATGCAGAAATAACTGAGTGTGATCCCGACTGGACAGTAGGGGGCACTCTTCCTTCTAAAGAAGTATACAAATGTGCAGATCAGTAACAGGACCATACATTCAGACAGAGTAAATGCTTCACAAATTTACCATGGTGGACCCCAAAGTCCAGGGCCCATTCCAGGTCTGCTATGTGGGTCTCTAAagtcagtaccagtcaaaagtctggacacaccggcttttaatacatttgtttctattttagctgtttatatatgtttagcTGCTTATAGGTAAAAGGCCGAAGTAATATTAATCAGATATTTCAATGACCAAGATTTTCGACTCTTCAAAATTACTTCGAAGCTTTGACTTTTCATTTtttcaaccagcttccagatgtagtcACCTGGATGCTTCTCCAGCAGTTTTGAAGAAGTTTCTACAAATTCTGAGCTTCCTTGCTCTCACTCTTTGGTCACAACCTGGAGGTGTGGTTAGGGTTAGTATCTTGTTGATAAATAGgtgattttcagtaggtgtgtcgcCACTTCTGACTGGTACCGGACGTCTAATCAAAGGCCAATCAGTTAATTTTCCTGCAGCTGAACGATGGATCCTGTTTAATGAGGTAAATGTCGGCAAGCATTCTGTAATACAATAAGCTCTGCATATCCGCTGGTTCCCACGGCCTCGCTCACCACGCCCTCGGGGTCCACGAGCAGCAGGTGCTTGGGCAGTCCACAGTGCATGCCTGTCAGGACATACTGGCCCGGGTTGGTGGCGCTATCGCGCACCAGGAAGTCACCGTCGCGCGCCAGCAGCTTCTCCGCGTCGCGCCGGCTCATGCGGCCGTGGTACCAGGGCTCGCGGCAGAGCTGCTCCTCGGTGGGGGCGATGGGGGCGCGGCGCCTGGGTGGGCTGGGCCACTGCTCCTCCAGCACGGGGGCGCCGCTGGCCTCGTGTAGCTTCAGGGCGTCCTCGAAGGGTCCTGGGGAGTCAGGGGTGTGAGACCCGGCGCGGATGGGGGGAATGTGTAACCCCTAATATTTCATTTGGCTTCATTCACACCCTCGCCCCCGCACAAAATGTTTCAATTATtaagctgccccccccaataTCAAGTTCTCTCTCCATGGACATGATGGGTGGAGACGAGAAATGATGGGGGGATGAGGGggttgcaaccccccccccaataatcaaaaccagctaatacaaccccctggacccgcttaaatgggtggagactacaaccccccccccccaacactcaacccaaagttatgcccttgggGCAGACAGCCAAGCACAGCAGCAAGGGGAGGGGGGACTGCCTGGTGATTCTATATATAAATGAGTGTCTCTGCTCTGAAATTCAGAAAATTGCCGTGTACCAGTCATCTCATTTTGCTATATTATGTACAGGATGTCCGGCCTGGACAGTCAGCACGACTCCAAGACCAGAGAAGGTGCGACTCACTCATGTCGAAGATGTCCTTCTTGGGGCTCTCCGGACAGCACGCGTTCCTGCCTCTCTCGGCCATCGCTTCCAAGCCTTCCAGGCTCTGAGTGTTTACGTACAGGTGCTCCTCGTAGTCACGGCTACCGGGACCGTGGCCGTCGGCGCGCAGGTACCCGTCCGAGGTCAGGCCTGCACAGCATGTGGCAAACACCAGTCACACACAAGTGTTATGCCGTTAAAAACCAAATTGTCTGTCTACAGAAGTCATTCATATATTCAGTATTTTCACCAGTATATTCCACTACAGACACACTTAaagtacatgagagtaaatgaaaAAACTGTTACTGGTGACCGACTATTCATATATTTGGCATTATACTGGATAAGCGGCTATGGGAGATGcttggatggatgaaagaatgTACCGCAGTACCGACACACACCACAAGGGGTCTCACCTGAGCCACTATTAATCTCCGTGTCCCAGTGGACCTCATAACACAACTGGCCAGGGGGGTGGGCAGTATCTCTTCTTGAGGAAGACCCTGACTAACAAAGCAGATGTCCCACAAATGTTAAAATGCTAAGTCGCTGCTGGCTAATCCGCTGTAACAATTGTCAACGAGTCAGCTCATATTTAAGGCTCAAAAAATCAGGAGCATTAATCTGAATGTCACCGTCTAATTCAACTCAGTTTCTGGATGAAGTAGTCATGCATCTGAGAAAGCTATCGTGGCGCTTTGAACGGGCCGTAGCTTATTTTGGTAAAAGTAcaaaatgcgtgtgcagatacAGCCATGTGTTTGGTAAGCAGTGAGCACCAGAGACACACCTGcgctgccttgctggggggcTGGGAGTGAATGTGGCCCAGGAAAGTCCCAGGGGGTCTCAGCCTGGAGTCCACCAGGCCCCCAACTGGGGGCTCTTTCCCCGGGATGCTGTTGTAGTAGTCGTGCTCCGAAGCGTCCTCGTCGTCACCCCATGCCGATTCACCAGTCCTAATATTCCTAAATCCCACGGACAACAAAAATAGTCTATGGATGTGACTCTCTACTGCAGCCTTTCCCAACCTGGGCCTCGGGGaaacacagacagtccatgactTTGCTCCGTGATCGAGTGCTGGGAGGGATCTGTCATAGGGCCCTGAGgagtgggttgggaaacactgctctactaGATATGTGATTATGTAAGACGAATGGCTGACtggctggctggatggatggatggatggatggatggatggagggtaaAAAGCTTAGAGTATAAAGACCCATGAAGTCAAAGTCATGATAACCTTATGACAGGTGAGACCATTAGCTTAAAGAGCTACGTTTGTTGACTAATGCCAGGAGTGTCTCGATAAACCATGCTTTTCTGTtttaactgtattgtatgcatgTAAGGTTACTGCACTGTATGTAGGtagactcacacatgcatttacCAAAACTGATGTGTTTTAATGTCAGCACACAGACAGCAGCTGCTGTGGGTGCTGAGTGTGACGCCCTCACCTGTCCAAGGCGGAAATGGCCTTCGGAGGGCTGTGCAAATACTGCTTGAATTGCAGCTCGAAGGCCTGGCCAATGGTGCTGATGACACTCTGTGCCAGGCCATCGCAGCACTCCAGGATGTGGCAGGCTTGGGGGAGTTGGGGCCAAGAAGCGTGTTGGTGAGTGTAGTTTTAACCATCaactacatttcccatgatgctacGGTCAGGCAGGGCGGACTCTTACCTCTCTGATTGACAGGATCTTTAGCCACATAGGCCACATAATCCGGTGTGTCCTGAAAATGAATTGAACCAAAAGTAAAATTAAAATCGCCCAGTGAAGGCTGTCAGGTTGAATTTAAGCACCGTGAAATGGTGCTGTGGCTGGCCTTTCTCACCGTGTCTCCCCCAGAGGCGAACGAGATGGACTGCATGGGGTGGTGAGCGATCACCTAGtcggaaaaaaacaaacaaacaataattCATGCATCAAATGAGACCAACCAGCTGGTCTTCATGTTAAACCTCAGAGGGGATCGTTTGGGGGACGATCACTCCCGCTTGAGTAAATTCTGCCTAAACACGCACAAAGAAATAGAAGCGTGACATTTCAAAAGCGCAGGAAGGACTGATATTATGTGAACAGTAAGAGCAGAGTTCTACACTTCATTGATCCCCGGAGGGATCGTAGGATGTTACAGCAGCCCAGAATCTGATTGCAAAAACAGAGAGATGCAGCGAAAGGGGCAGAATGAGAGCGAATGTAAAGGTACAAACAAAAGAGAACATGAATAAACAATTTAAAAGTAAAATCTACAGATGTGAATGAATCATTTATTATAATGAcgcaaacttaaaaaaaaagtcttcgAAAAATACTTAGTCATCATCAATGGGCAATTTGTCTTTATTAAATCTAACCAGCTATTGTCATTTGTCATCCCTGCTGTCATTATGTATATGTTTAATGTGTGAAATATAAATGACACTGTCTAACCATGTACCGTCGTATTTAATATTCAGTTCAGTGAAGCaattaatgttttaaatgaaaaatgcTTGGCAGTACCATAATATAAGGAAGGAGATATAATTAGTCTTTGCAATACATTATTCACAGAGCAATAACaaatttctctctatatatgcaaCAATCGGGCAGATAGAGCAGAGGAAGATCCATAATGAGTAATATGAGTTAGATATGACTTCACCGATTCCTGAGGGACGTGCTATTATAAGTGACATTGTCATTTCTTTTGTTTCACATCATTTCCTCAATTTGGCATCGCCAGTCATCCCACTGCCTGCATGTCCCCCCGCTCAGCATATACGCACCCTCATCTTATCCACACATCCACCTCAACGATGTagggcaatcttatccataaAGGGCCGCTAtgtatgcgggttttcgctgcaactccctaattagattactaattagaggactgattggctgaggagtcctcacacctgggtgtaaACAGCTGACctgaaggttaccccaaaaacccgcatacacactgaccctttgcggataagattggccaggcctgctgtgggcagtgtgccTGTATCATAGAGTAATGTGTCATGATCAGTGAGGTCCTGGATGCATCTGCCCAACAGCAGGGGTCGCCCTAgagtagtgtttcccaatctagtcctagactgtctggcagggagctggaggggagcaatggagagggagggagactgATGGGTCTCCGAGGACCCGATTGGGGCTGGGAATCCTGGTCACTTCAGCCATGAGTCAACAAACAGTGTGTTTCATCTATTCAAACTAGCGGAGTGAAAAACTTGCCTCAATGAAGATAATCTATGTAAAATCTAAATGAGCGAGGATATCCCACGGGGTGCTGACCTGACGCGTTGTAGGTATCAGCAGGCTGAGGCCCTCGATGCAGATATTGACAGCGACACTCATGCCTGCGAAGCGCAGGTTGCACTTCCCCATGATGCACGGCAGCGCTTTGCTGTTAGCCTGCgataatacataataaaaatttaaaaaatgtcggTTCCCTGGTTCGTTCACAAAACCAGGCTTAGATGAGCTGGTGCTGAGAGGGTCTCACCTTTTTCTTCCAGGCCCCTTTCACTCCAGGAACGGCCTCGTAGAGTTTGTTGATGGCTTCCCTGCGGGGCAGCAGAGTCACGAGCGTCAGATCACAGAAGGACAGCGGACAAGGGCTTGAAAAAGATCTGCCCAGGGACACATCAGCCAGATTGAAGTGCTTGACGGTGGCGATTTGGAGACCCCGTGATAGGAACCACCCAGAACGCAAACGGGTTTGTGGAGTTATTATTTGGCCAAGATATACAGTAGTTAAGATTAAACAGCAAGTTCATCTTGTATGAC is a window of Brienomyrus brachyistius isolate T26 chromosome 15, BBRACH_0.4, whole genome shotgun sequence DNA encoding:
- the shc2 gene encoding SHC-transforming protein 2 isoform X2, producing the protein MDTWLVVLPTQFAFAHAAVCALKAVARQRAALGSSSPPAPRASGAVALESGTGTGMNRRGRVDGIRVGGEDFTQKGSFIHKPSQGWLHPDKKITGPGASYIVRYMGCIEVLKSMRSLDFNTRTQVTREAINKLYEAVPGVKGAWKKKANSKALPCIMGKCNLRFAGMSVAVNICIEGLSLLIPTTRQVIAHHPMQSISFASGGDTDTPDYVAYVAKDPVNQRACHILECCDGLAQSVISTIGQAFELQFKQYLHSPPKAISALDRNIRTGESAWGDDEDASEHDYYNSIPGKEPPVGGLVDSRLRPPGTFLGHIHSQPPSKAAQSGSSSRRDTAHPPGQLCYEVHWDTEINSGSGLTSDGYLRADGHGPGSRDYEEHLYVNTQSLEGLEAMAERGRNACCPESPKKDIFDMRPFEDALKLHEASGAPVLEEQWPSPPRRRAPIAPTEEQLCREPWYHGRMSRRDAEKLLARDGDFLVRDSATNPGQYVLTGMHCGLPKHLLLVDPEGVVRTKDMLFESINHLINYHLKNELPIVAAESELHLQQERAVDPEKQTYARPWPVPITNMELHLREHTPWCEFPQGGANGSSC
- the shc2 gene encoding SHC-transforming protein 2 isoform X3 — its product is MNRRGRVDGIRVGGEDFTQKGSFIHKPSQGWLHPDKKITGPGASYIVRYMGCIEVLKSMRSLDFNTRTQVTREAINKLYEAVPGVKGAWKKKANSKALPCIMGKCNLRFAGMSVAVNICIEGLSLLIPTTRQVIAHHPMQSISFASGGDTDTPDYVAYVAKDPVNQRACHILECCDGLAQSVISTIGQAFELQFKQYLHSPPKAISALDRNIRTGESAWGDDEDASEHDYYNSIPGKEPPVGGLVDSRLRPPGTFLGHIHSQPPSKAAQSGSSSRRDTAHPPGQLCYEVHWDTEINSGSGLTSDGYLRADGHGPGSRDYEEHLYVNTQSLEGLEAMAERGRNACCPESPKKDIFDMRPFEDALKLHEASGAPVLEEQWPSPPRRRAPIAPTEEQLCREPWYHGRMSRRDAEKLLARDGDFLVRDSATNPGQYVLTGMHCGLPKHLLLVDPEGVVRTKDMLFESINHLINYHLKNELPIVAAESELHLQQERAVDPEKQTYARPWPVPITNMELHLREHTPWCEFPQGGANGSSC
- the shc2 gene encoding SHC-transforming protein 2 isoform X1; its protein translation is MLLKPKYGRFRNDSVTSSDDLMQSLAMSSKVVATPVVPSGSPSLPLPPLQPLGRNPSPPAAPALADSPGVDGDQDGTTTFCMLIPKMPQWKFSNSLLSRSPSGSSSSKDSSKGPPQGSAGPGGAPLSGPVASLAAVLNSCDPVCIAPCSLQAVARQRAALGSSSPPAPRASGAVALESGTGTGMNRRGRVDGIRVGGEDFTQKGSFIHKPSQGWLHPDKKITGPGASYIVRYMGCIEVLKSMRSLDFNTRTQVTREAINKLYEAVPGVKGAWKKKANSKALPCIMGKCNLRFAGMSVAVNICIEGLSLLIPTTRQVIAHHPMQSISFASGGDTDTPDYVAYVAKDPVNQRACHILECCDGLAQSVISTIGQAFELQFKQYLHSPPKAISALDRNIRTGESAWGDDEDASEHDYYNSIPGKEPPVGGLVDSRLRPPGTFLGHIHSQPPSKAAQSGSSSRRDTAHPPGQLCYEVHWDTEINSGSGLTSDGYLRADGHGPGSRDYEEHLYVNTQSLEGLEAMAERGRNACCPESPKKDIFDMRPFEDALKLHEASGAPVLEEQWPSPPRRRAPIAPTEEQLCREPWYHGRMSRRDAEKLLARDGDFLVRDSATNPGQYVLTGMHCGLPKHLLLVDPEGVVRTKDMLFESINHLINYHLKNELPIVAAESELHLQQERAVDPEKQTYARPWPVPITNMELHLREHTPWCEFPQGGANGSSC